The following are from one region of the Thermoproteus uzoniensis 768-20 genome:
- a CDS encoding type II glyceraldehyde-3-phosphate dehydrogenase gives MKVAVVGYGTIGKRVADAVAAQDDMKLVGVFKTTPDYGAILAARRGYRIYAPDDRRENFRKAGVEVWGGLADLISEADIVVDATPDGVGAENKGLYVKAGRPAIFQGGEEADVAEVSFNALANFESAVGKRFVRVVSCNTTGISRVLSALRLNGLGIRKARIFIARRGADPREYKKGPINDVVPNPATIPSHHGPDAKTVLGDVDIVTVAVAVPVTIMHMHMAYIELDDTPSRERVIDALASTPRILLFDVKAGYNSLAQIVEWARDMGRPRGDIWEVAVISDSVTVNGRELYLMYGVHQEAVVVPENIDAIRAVGRLADKWTSIEKTDKALGIIAHGKRYG, from the coding sequence ATGAAAGTCGCCGTAGTCGGCTACGGCACCATAGGCAAAAGAGTGGCTGACGCCGTTGCGGCGCAAGACGACATGAAGCTGGTCGGCGTGTTCAAGACGACGCCCGACTACGGCGCAATTCTGGCGGCGCGGAGGGGCTACAGGATATACGCGCCCGACGACCGGCGCGAGAATTTCCGTAAGGCCGGCGTAGAGGTCTGGGGCGGCTTGGCCGACTTAATATCGGAGGCCGACATCGTGGTGGACGCCACGCCCGACGGCGTCGGGGCGGAGAACAAGGGCCTCTACGTAAAGGCGGGGAGGCCGGCTATATTCCAGGGGGGCGAGGAGGCCGACGTGGCGGAGGTCAGCTTCAACGCATTGGCAAATTTCGAGAGCGCCGTGGGCAAGAGGTTCGTGAGGGTGGTCAGCTGCAACACCACCGGGATATCGAGGGTGTTGTCGGCCCTTAGGCTGAACGGGCTCGGCATCAGGAAGGCCAGGATCTTCATAGCGAGGAGGGGGGCAGACCCGAGGGAGTACAAGAAGGGCCCCATAAACGACGTTGTGCCCAACCCGGCCACGATACCGAGCCACCACGGCCCCGACGCCAAGACGGTGCTCGGCGACGTGGACATAGTCACAGTGGCTGTGGCGGTGCCGGTCACCATAATGCATATGCACATGGCTTACATAGAGCTCGACGACACGCCGAGTAGGGAGAGGGTAATAGACGCGCTGGCGTCTACGCCCAGAATTCTGCTCTTCGACGTGAAGGCGGGGTACAACAGCCTCGCGCAGATAGTAGAATGGGCTAGGGATATGGGCAGGCCGCGCGGCGATATTTGGGAAGTCGCCGTCATCTCGGACTCCGTAACCGTAAACGGGCGCGAGCTTTATCTAATGTACGGAGTCCATCAAGAAGCCGTAGTGGTGCCCGAGAACATAGACGCAATAAGGGCAGTGGGGAGGTTGGCGGATAAATGGACCTCGATAGAGAAAACTGATAAAGCGTTGGGCATAATCGCGCATGGAAAGAGATATGGTTGA
- a CDS encoding universal stress protein, with protein sequence MERDMVDEPSYKLAYRFRKVLVPITPDERSQIAIEVAKDFYTRYGSHIVFLYIIDNIDKTKEINQLLSKYANDIVYELKIERLKEGETVASAILEEIKRGLYDLVIVESRGRTGIEALLYNSVSTAIALSAPTSVLVLR encoded by the coding sequence ATGGAAAGAGATATGGTTGACGAGCCCTCATACAAACTCGCCTACAGATTCAGGAAAGTCCTAGTCCCTATAACCCCCGACGAGAGGTCGCAGATAGCCATAGAGGTCGCGAAGGACTTCTATACTAGATATGGATCTCATATAGTATTTCTATATATAATAGATAATATAGATAAAACTAAAGAAATAAATCAACTACTATCAAAATATGCAAATGATATAGTATACGAGCTCAAAATAGAGCGTCTCAAGGAGGGGGAGACTGTGGCGTCCGCAATACTTGAGGAGATAAAGAGGGGACTATACGATTTGGTAATCGTCGAGTCGAGGGGGCGCACAGGTATTGAGGCCCTACTGTACAACTCCGTATCTACCGCCATAGCTCTTTCGGCCCCCACTAGCGTATTAGTGCTCAGATGA
- a CDS encoding family 1 glycosylhydrolase encodes MRIGAAISPYQHFGICGCDLPDEIGARHIQFFEKDILLAKKIGLDSFRTGIEWALLEPVRGKYNATWLNFFEKYLDYIKSAGLEIWLTAHHFTNPRWIWKEGGWESKNIIKSYLNYIDLILKNFKKYIKFLLIFNEPEIYVYLAYLKGDLPPYGFFAYKHAARAFGNIREAILAARDLAKSYGVPASFTHPYRKYRAKPHLKPLKWVFTKLSPSTLDLAKEMDVAAINFYVVTEVSLGDFRSLLEPEALLELKAPRIAVTEYGIATRNERIRSAYLCEMARVFRKIEPVAVIWWSFLHGYEWGLGYKPFFALIDENRRPTPLALSMRQILEAPPPECGPLPRDLGIEWRMALD; translated from the coding sequence ATGAGGATAGGGGCCGCCATATCGCCGTATCAACATTTCGGCATATGCGGTTGCGATCTACCAGACGAAATAGGGGCCAGACATATCCAGTTCTTCGAAAAGGATATACTCCTGGCCAAGAAGATAGGGCTAGACTCGTTCAGGACAGGTATAGAGTGGGCGTTGCTCGAGCCAGTAAGGGGAAAATATAACGCGACATGGCTTAATTTCTTCGAAAAATATCTAGACTATATAAAGAGCGCCGGTCTCGAGATATGGCTGACGGCCCATCACTTTACAAATCCTAGATGGATCTGGAAGGAGGGAGGGTGGGAATCTAAAAACATAATTAAATCCTATTTAAATTATATAGATTTAATTTTAAAAAATTTTAAAAAATACATAAAATTTTTACTAATATTTAATGAGCCAGAAATATATGTATATCTAGCCTATTTAAAAGGAGATTTGCCGCCGTACGGATTCTTCGCATATAAACACGCCGCGAGGGCGTTCGGCAACATAAGGGAGGCGATACTAGCCGCTAGAGATCTCGCCAAGAGCTACGGCGTCCCTGCGTCGTTTACGCACCCCTACAGGAAGTATAGGGCTAAGCCCCATCTAAAGCCCCTGAAGTGGGTATTCACCAAGCTAAGTCCCTCCACATTGGATTTGGCGAAGGAGATGGACGTTGCGGCGATTAACTTTTATGTAGTCACAGAGGTTTCGCTCGGGGACTTTAGGAGCCTCTTAGAGCCAGAGGCGCTTCTTGAGTTAAAGGCGCCGAGAATAGCCGTGACGGAGTACGGGATAGCCACCCGCAATGAGCGCATTAGATCGGCCTATCTGTGCGAGATGGCGCGTGTATTTCGGAAAATAGAGCCGGTGGCCGTTATTTGGTGGTCTTTTCTGCACGGCTACGAGTGGGGCCTCGGATACAAGCCGTTCTTCGCCTTGATAGACGAGAATAGGAGGCCGACGCCGCTCGCGTTAAGTATGAGACAGATATTGGAGGCGCCGCCTCCAGAATGCGGGCCTTTGCCGAGGGATTTGGGCATTGAGTGGAGAATGGCGTTGGATTGA
- a CDS encoding ERCC4 domain-containing protein gives MSQVIADSREYRTDVVKYIKEAGCQVVQKQLEIGDYIAGYFLFERKSAHDFISSIVDGRLFDQATRLLSSGQRPVIIIEGDLWRAADMREVHQNAILGAELAIARMGVGILYTRSPEQTGHAICLAARQAEREDRGIRIPHIKGTDLRKLQIEFLSSLPGVGIKTAEQLLKKYGSPLKAIQNYRSWPLPDKALAKIRRVLEGLQEDNETDLSAFF, from the coding sequence TTGAGCCAAGTAATAGCGGACTCAAGGGAATATAGAACTGATGTTGTTAAGTATATAAAGGAGGCCGGTTGTCAAGTTGTACAGAAACAGCTCGAGATAGGCGACTATATAGCTGGTTATTTCTTATTTGAGCGGAAGAGCGCCCACGATTTCATATCTTCTATAGTAGATGGGCGGCTGTTCGACCAAGCAACTCGCCTCCTCTCAAGCGGCCAGAGGCCGGTGATCATAATAGAGGGCGATCTGTGGAGGGCGGCCGATATGCGCGAGGTCCATCAAAACGCCATACTAGGCGCCGAGCTAGCTATAGCGAGGATGGGCGTAGGTATATTGTATACTCGCTCGCCCGAGCAGACCGGCCATGCCATATGTCTGGCCGCTAGACAGGCCGAAAGGGAAGATAGAGGAATCCGGATCCCGCACATTAAAGGCACCGATTTAAGGAAGCTACAGATAGAGTTCCTCTCGTCGTTGCCAGGCGTGGGGATCAAAACAGCAGAACAACTGCTTAAAAAATACGGAAGCCCGCTCAAGGCGATCCAGAACTATAGATCTTGGCCTCTCCCGGATAAGGCTCTTGCAAAAATAAGGAGAGTGTTGGAGGGTCTACAGGAGGACAACGAGACGGATCTCTCTGCGTTCTTCTAG
- a CDS encoding 30S ribosomal protein S17: MAVIKLPSRPHIGDTITFPNGVKVRVADIGIPWIQPPAAACDDPECPWHGNLKIRTKLLEVEVESVRMHKAAVVIHEWMHYVPKYKRYERRRRKLHVRVPECIEIKPGDRVIIAETRPLAKTISWVVIGKKEDVVEWSAKREVLTT, encoded by the coding sequence ATGGCGGTCATCAAATTGCCCTCAAGGCCCCATATAGGCGACACGATAACCTTCCCCAACGGCGTGAAGGTGAGAGTTGCCGATATCGGTATTCCTTGGATCCAGCCTCCCGCCGCCGCGTGCGACGACCCGGAATGTCCCTGGCACGGCAATTTGAAGATAAGGACGAAGTTGCTGGAGGTCGAGGTGGAGAGCGTGAGGATGCACAAAGCCGCTGTGGTTATTCACGAGTGGATGCACTACGTCCCCAAGTACAAACGTTACGAGAGGAGGAGGAGAAAGCTCCACGTGAGGGTTCCCGAATGTATAGAGATCAAGCCGGGCGACAGAGTTATTATCGCCGAGACGAGGCCCTTGGCCAAGACGATCTCCTGGGTAGTTATAGGCAAGAAGGAGGATGTCGTCGAGTGGTCCGCCAAACGTGAAGTGTTGACGACTTGA
- a CDS encoding 30S ribosomal protein S19: MSAPQEAEAAQRGRTGWPQPAVIAQEEWGTFRYRGKTLDDILSMPMDDFIKLLPARQRRSLRRGLKPEHRKLLEKVRKARALAAQGKKVTIKTHSRDMIILPEMVGLTIQVYNGITWIPVYISPWHVGHYLGEFAITCKPVQHGEPGLKATKSSLHIAAK; encoded by the coding sequence ATGTCTGCGCCTCAAGAGGCTGAGGCCGCACAACGCGGAAGGACCGGGTGGCCGCAACCGGCCGTGATCGCCCAAGAGGAGTGGGGCACGTTTAGGTACAGGGGCAAGACCCTCGACGATATCCTTTCTATGCCCATGGACGATTTCATAAAGCTACTGCCTGCCAGACAGAGGCGGAGCTTGCGGCGTGGGCTAAAACCTGAACACAGAAAACTGCTCGAGAAGGTGAGGAAGGCCCGCGCCTTGGCGGCGCAGGGCAAGAAAGTGACCATAAAAACGCATAGCAGAGACATGATAATCCTCCCCGAGATGGTCGGCCTAACCATCCAAGTCTACAACGGCATCACTTGGATACCTGTCTACATATCTCCCTGGCACGTAGGGCACTACCTCGGCGAGTTCGCCATAACGTGCAAGCCCGTACAGCACGGCGAGCCCGGACTCAAGGCCACGAAGTCGTCGTTGCACATAGCCGCTAAGTGA
- the pheT gene encoding phenylalanine--tRNA ligase subunit beta, translating into MPVIDVSLWDLQRLVGASEAQILNALEYVKGEIEGREGDRLRIEITHDRPDHFSAEGLARTLKGILGIEEGLPEAKVEEGAIELRYEGVIEERPYAVMAVVRDLALDDEAIVQMIQLQEKLHDTYGRDRKKVAIGYYDLSKIKPPIFYRRISQEDKYTPLGFDREIRVREMYEVTDKGRKYASLIKREAPPALVDSEGKIMVVVPVLGSECCKVTPSTRDVLIDVTGPQLEPLLKILSILVYSLLERSKSRRVELVKINGVYPTRLESREIYVDRKQVGEMLGIDLSDEEYRSLLRRARHDLRGDSVLVAPYRINLISWVDIAEDIAIMKGYGNISRVPPPIITAGRRHRSEISSEDARRALLSLGFQEVMNGVLTHSALLDAFGLKYARVVNPVSERLDAVRSSLLPGLLSVVSGLKRPRVKLFEIGDVVAEGLTRRAVAAAIGGDGVTITDGIAVFRSLCIALGVNCRVENGHMYWCAEGRCAELKGEVDGYVGEVRPDILTKLGVFVPVVLGEIFLT; encoded by the coding sequence ATGCCCGTAATAGACGTATCGTTGTGGGATCTACAGCGCCTTGTGGGCGCCTCCGAGGCCCAGATCCTCAACGCGCTTGAGTACGTAAAGGGAGAAATAGAAGGGCGGGAAGGCGATAGGCTCAGGATAGAGATAACGCACGATAGGCCCGACCACTTCTCGGCGGAGGGCCTGGCGAGGACTTTAAAGGGCATTCTAGGGATAGAGGAAGGCCTCCCGGAGGCCAAAGTCGAGGAAGGAGCCATCGAGCTGAGGTACGAGGGGGTCATAGAGGAGAGGCCCTACGCAGTTATGGCGGTTGTCAGAGACTTGGCGCTCGACGACGAGGCGATAGTCCAGATGATACAGTTGCAAGAGAAGCTCCACGACACCTACGGACGCGACAGGAAGAAGGTCGCCATAGGGTATTACGACCTATCGAAGATCAAGCCGCCTATTTTCTACAGAAGAATATCGCAGGAGGATAAGTATACGCCGCTGGGATTCGACAGAGAGATCAGGGTGAGGGAGATGTACGAGGTCACAGACAAGGGGAGGAAATACGCCTCTCTCATAAAGAGGGAGGCCCCGCCGGCCCTCGTGGACTCCGAAGGCAAAATAATGGTGGTAGTGCCCGTCTTGGGTAGCGAGTGTTGCAAGGTCACTCCAAGCACTAGGGATGTCCTCATCGACGTGACGGGGCCGCAGCTGGAGCCGTTGTTGAAGATTTTGTCTATACTCGTCTACAGCCTATTGGAGCGTAGCAAGAGCAGAAGGGTGGAGCTGGTCAAGATAAACGGCGTATACCCGACTAGGCTGGAAAGCCGTGAGATATACGTGGATAGGAAACAAGTCGGCGAGATGCTGGGCATTGATCTGAGCGACGAGGAATACAGAAGTCTACTACGCCGCGCGCGCCACGACCTGCGCGGCGACAGCGTGCTCGTGGCTCCCTATAGGATCAACCTAATTAGCTGGGTCGATATAGCCGAGGATATAGCCATAATGAAGGGCTACGGCAATATATCCAGAGTGCCGCCTCCAATAATTACGGCCGGAAGGAGGCACAGATCGGAGATCTCCTCCGAGGATGCCCGAAGGGCCTTGCTGTCGTTGGGATTCCAGGAGGTCATGAACGGCGTCTTGACCCACTCGGCGCTTCTCGACGCGTTCGGTCTAAAGTACGCGAGGGTTGTGAACCCCGTATCGGAGCGCCTAGACGCAGTGAGAAGCTCGTTGCTTCCCGGCCTGCTGAGCGTGGTCTCGGGTCTAAAGAGACCTAGGGTTAAGCTGTTCGAGATAGGCGACGTGGTCGCGGAGGGGCTCACCAGAAGAGCCGTCGCCGCGGCTATAGGAGGCGACGGCGTCACGATCACCGACGGCATTGCGGTATTTAGATCGTTATGTATAGCGCTCGGCGTCAATTGCAGAGTGGAGAACGGGCACATGTACTGGTGCGCTGAGGGAAGATGCGCCGAGCTTAAAGGCGAGGTCGACGGCTATGTAGGCGAGGTGCGGCCTGATATTCTGACAAAACTCGGCGTGTTTGTGCCGGTAGTGTTGGGCGAGATCTTCCTCACCTAG
- a CDS encoding archease, producing the protein MACGKPKDYQYGEHTADVLVVAYGCTLEEAFKNAAIATADITYYSERVAPVEERKIEVEHDDLEGLLFSWISEVLYLFDGEKFAVARDIELKISGEGPYRLTASVKGERYDIGRHGFKGLIVKAMTYNMMEIRHDGFWTVQFVVDI; encoded by the coding sequence GTGGCGTGCGGGAAGCCCAAGGACTACCAATACGGCGAGCACACAGCCGACGTCCTCGTGGTGGCCTACGGCTGCACCCTTGAGGAGGCCTTCAAGAACGCGGCGATAGCTACGGCGGATATAACCTACTACAGCGAGCGCGTAGCGCCGGTGGAGGAGAGGAAGATAGAGGTCGAGCACGACGATTTGGAGGGGTTGCTCTTCTCTTGGATCAGCGAAGTGTTGTACCTATTCGACGGGGAGAAATTCGCCGTGGCTAGGGATATCGAGCTGAAGATATCCGGCGAGGGGCCGTACAGACTTACGGCGTCTGTGAAAGGCGAGAGGTACGACATAGGTAGGCATGGGTTCAAGGGCCTTATAGTCAAGGCGATGACCTACAACATGATGGAGATAAGGCACGACGGTTTCTGGACCGTGCAGTTCGTCGTCGATATATGA
- a CDS encoding orotidine 5'-phosphate decarboxylase / HUMPS family protein — protein MKIQIALDLTDLLKAVHMARDLCAAGADLLEAGTPLIKTFGVGSVALLKSACPSAEVVADLKTADVGALEAELAKAAGADWATVMAATNVETIEEFARRGKELGLKTALDTIGVASPYDRVREVLDRVTLDMVILHLGIDVQRRRGLTVDQLIAEALRIKHLGVSVAVAGGIGQKELEKIAGTEIDVVIIGRAITSAPSPREAFLLLKSIITK, from the coding sequence ATGAAGATCCAGATAGCCCTCGACTTGACGGACCTGCTCAAGGCCGTACACATGGCGAGGGATCTATGCGCCGCCGGCGCCGACTTGTTGGAGGCGGGCACGCCTCTCATAAAGACGTTCGGCGTGGGGTCCGTGGCCTTGTTGAAATCCGCATGTCCCTCGGCCGAGGTGGTCGCGGATCTCAAGACGGCCGACGTGGGCGCTCTGGAGGCCGAGCTCGCGAAGGCGGCCGGCGCCGATTGGGCGACCGTCATGGCCGCGACAAACGTCGAGACGATAGAGGAGTTCGCGCGGAGGGGCAAGGAGCTGGGCCTCAAGACGGCGCTGGACACGATAGGGGTGGCGAGCCCCTACGACAGAGTTAGAGAGGTACTTGACAGAGTTACGTTGGACATGGTGATATTGCACCTCGGCATCGACGTGCAGAGGAGGAGGGGGTTGACCGTAGATCAACTGATAGCGGAGGCCTTGAGGATAAAGCACCTCGGCGTGTCGGTCGCCGTCGCTGGCGGGATAGGGCAGAAAGAGCTCGAGAAGATAGCCGGGACGGAGATCGACGTGGTGATTATAGGCAGGGCCATCACGTCTGCGCCGTCGCCGAGAGAGGCTTTCCTTCTGTTGAAATCCATAATTACTAAGTAA
- a CDS encoding adenylate kinase: MRIILVAVPGSGKTTIMGYVKKKLPDVQIVNFGDVMLEISRKKYGIENRDDMRRKIPVEEYRKVQEEAADYIASLPGDVIVDTHASIKMMGGYYPGLPDRVVARLKPDSIVLVEYDPKDILERRRGDPTRFRDVETEEEIELHQMANRYYAFAAANAAECTVHIINFRGRPQSRPFEHAEIAADYIVNLLLSSRRPR; the protein is encoded by the coding sequence ATGAGAATTATCCTAGTCGCGGTCCCCGGAAGCGGCAAAACGACTATTATGGGCTATGTAAAGAAGAAGTTGCCGGACGTCCAGATCGTGAATTTCGGCGACGTCATGCTCGAGATATCCAGGAAGAAGTACGGCATAGAGAATAGAGACGACATGCGTAGGAAGATACCGGTGGAGGAGTACAGGAAAGTGCAGGAGGAGGCCGCCGACTACATAGCGTCTCTGCCAGGTGACGTCATAGTGGACACCCACGCCTCGATTAAGATGATGGGCGGATACTACCCCGGGCTCCCCGATAGGGTTGTGGCCAGACTGAAGCCCGACTCCATAGTGCTGGTCGAGTACGACCCCAAGGACATACTGGAGAGGCGCAGAGGGGATCCCACGAGGTTCAGAGACGTGGAGACCGAGGAGGAGATCGAGCTCCACCAGATGGCCAACAGATACTACGCGTTCGCTGCGGCTAATGCGGCGGAGTGCACCGTCCACATAATCAACTTCAGGGGGAGGCCTCAGTCCAGACCGTTCGAACACGCCGAGATAGCTGCCGACTACATAGTCAACTTACTACTATCCTCGCGTAGGCCGAGATAG
- a CDS encoding DJ-1/PfpI family protein: MAKGLIYVIDDVRGEYATLKSYLSSQGYDLSTAVGARDVNVNYDIDFKNIKNIDQVIKSFDTYILIGGYKMYYFVTNKKPPNKKSEMAIDVEQLANMTKGFIEAGATVLAPFVVPAYLAKLGALSGLRATVYPVTELINILRTNNVIYVNKPIVKEKNIITIKDVRAISAKDLAQVLREGA, from the coding sequence ATGGCCAAGGGGCTGATATACGTTATCGACGACGTGAGGGGGGAATACGCCACGTTGAAGTCCTACCTATCCTCGCAGGGCTACGACCTATCTACGGCGGTCGGCGCTAGAGACGTCAACGTTAACTATGATATAGACTTTAAAAATATAAAAAATATAGATCAAGTGATAAAGTCATTTGATACATATATCTTGATAGGTGGGTATAAAATGTATTATTTTGTTACTAACAAGAAGCCTCCCAATAAGAAATCGGAGATGGCGATAGACGTGGAGCAGCTGGCCAACATGACGAAGGGATTTATAGAGGCCGGGGCGACGGTGCTGGCTCCTTTTGTAGTCCCAGCATATCTAGCAAAACTCGGCGCGCTCTCGGGGCTTAGAGCCACTGTCTATCCCGTTACTGAGCTAATAAATATATTGAGAACCAATAATGTTATTTATGTAAATAAACCTATTGTAAAAGAGAAGAATATTATTACAATAAAAGATGTAAGAGCTATCTCGGCCAAGGACCTGGCGCAAGTTCTACGTGAAGGAGCTTGA